A part of Acidimicrobiales bacterium genomic DNA contains:
- a CDS encoding TetR/AcrR family transcriptional regulator, whose protein sequence is MVKQGRSRATPKPSFSELPSEGERAPRASRALVERTIDRTVAGRYAAAQQEVDKLVEATYRVIERAGSVNPKIREILTEAGVSTQVFYRHFQSKDELMLVLLDDGRRRLAAYLEHQMSKAKDPLEEVRAWVEGTLNQARDPKAAARTRPFARSLGHLQEQYPGEHRESVELLESLLRGAIERAVEAGQATSANPAYDATLVYLTTHGLMDRHLRELTTPSKAEIQRVATFALRGIGADPG, encoded by the coding sequence ATGGTGAAGCAGGGTCGGAGCCGAGCGACGCCGAAGCCGAGCTTCAGCGAGCTCCCGAGCGAGGGCGAGCGGGCTCCTCGGGCGAGTCGGGCGCTGGTGGAGCGGACGATCGACCGGACGGTGGCGGGGCGCTACGCCGCCGCCCAGCAGGAGGTCGACAAGCTGGTCGAGGCCACCTACCGGGTGATCGAGCGGGCCGGCAGCGTCAACCCGAAGATCCGCGAGATCCTCACCGAGGCCGGCGTGTCGACGCAGGTCTTCTACCGGCACTTCCAGTCGAAGGACGAGCTGATGCTGGTGCTCCTCGATGACGGGAGGCGCCGTCTCGCCGCCTACCTCGAGCACCAGATGAGCAAGGCGAAGGACCCGCTGGAGGAGGTGCGGGCCTGGGTGGAGGGCACGCTGAACCAGGCGCGCGATCCGAAGGCCGCCGCCCGTACCCGGCCGTTCGCCCGCAGCCTGGGGCACCTGCAGGAGCAGTACCCGGGTGAGCACCGCGAGTCGGTCGAGCTGCTCGAGAGCCTGCTGCGGGGGGCGATCGAGCGGGCGGTGGAGGCCGGCCAGGCCACGTCGGCGAACCCGGCCTACGACGCCACGCTGGTGTACCTGACCACCCACGGCCTGATGGACCGGCACCTGCGGGAGCTGACGACGCCCTCGAAGGCCGAGATCCAGCGGGTGGCCACCTTCGCGCTGCGGGGCATCGGCGCCGACCCCGGCTGA
- a CDS encoding LLM class flavin-dependent oxidoreductase encodes MPRAPVHFGVTLPQIKRTWAEAHDAAVELEALGFDSLWVCDHLQGVPAPQLDILEAWTLLGAVAAVTSRVELGTLVTPPGFRPAAVLAKQAATVDAVAGGRVVVGLGSGWAEREFAAYGLPFPSVPERMEALAETAVLLRRLWTEERVTFSGRWVQADDAWCQPKPPRRLPLLVGGSGERLLLRVAAEHADIWNNTSTTQGELGHKIEVLRRHCAAVGRDPDEITVSQQCNVVLAADEDTAREALAKAARLYGPEVGAGLERHGIWGTPDQVIAAIERHIALGCRHFVMELFGRDTRIPARLFATEVLPAFR; translated from the coding sequence ATGCCGCGGGCACCGGTGCACTTCGGGGTGACGCTCCCCCAGATCAAGCGGACGTGGGCCGAGGCGCACGACGCCGCGGTCGAGCTCGAGGCGCTCGGCTTCGACTCGCTGTGGGTGTGCGACCACCTGCAGGGCGTCCCGGCCCCGCAGCTCGACATCCTCGAGGCGTGGACGCTGCTGGGCGCGGTGGCCGCCGTCACCTCCCGGGTGGAGCTGGGCACGCTGGTCACCCCGCCCGGGTTCCGACCCGCCGCCGTGCTGGCCAAGCAGGCCGCCACCGTCGACGCCGTCGCCGGCGGGCGGGTGGTCGTCGGGCTGGGCTCGGGGTGGGCGGAGCGGGAGTTCGCCGCCTACGGGCTGCCGTTCCCGTCGGTGCCCGAGCGCATGGAGGCACTGGCCGAGACCGCGGTGCTGCTGCGGCGTCTGTGGACCGAGGAGCGGGTGACGTTCTCCGGCCGCTGGGTGCAGGCCGACGACGCCTGGTGCCAGCCGAAGCCGCCGCGGCGGCTACCGCTGCTGGTGGGCGGCTCCGGCGAGCGGCTCCTGCTGCGGGTGGCGGCCGAGCACGCCGACATCTGGAACAACACCTCCACCACCCAGGGCGAGCTGGGGCACAAGATCGAGGTGCTGCGACGGCACTGCGCCGCGGTGGGCCGCGACCCCGACGAGATCACCGTGTCGCAGCAGTGCAACGTCGTGCTGGCCGCCGACGAGGACACCGCCCGGGAGGCGCTGGCCAAGGCGGCCCGGCTCTACGGGCCCGAGGTCGGCGCCGGGCTGGAGCGCCACGGCATCTGGGGCACGCCGGACCAGGTGATCGCCGCCATCGAGCGCCACATCGCCCTGGGCTGCCGCCACTTCGTGATGGAGCTCTTCGGCCGCGACACCCGCATCCCCGCCCGCCTCTTCGCCACCGAGGTCCTCCCCGCCTTCCGCTGA
- a CDS encoding ABC transporter substrate-binding protein — MITALALIAGACGDDDTDTGSGGSGNGGSDTSGAEPLSSGFVNGGDDAGGDPVAGGSLTMGVFSEALSLDPVLSAGTGYAGGTEMAAIFDVLIRYDPVADEYVPQMAESLTANDDNTVWTLELRPDVTFSDGTPLDAEVVKTSLDRQAAEGRSAFLINDNVDSIEVTGPLTVEFTLNKEWAGFPYVLAFHPGMITHPDSAAAGEEYGKSPIGAGPYTVEKYAPGEEIVLQARDDYWAGKPNIDTLTFKYLAGAEANLDALNSGTFQVALLGEPQVSTKAIDDGMAGWLRVNYSGGVSILNVGDTARPTSELKVRQAIASATDPEVLNQRTWGGKGVASSSLYGEGSRWFADVEGVPYDPDKARELVEEAKSEGWDGKVEIVASATPPWNNAGLALQALLEDVGFEVELTQPATVGDQLRTVNVDRNYDMSPTGYALDESEPYVELSKKFGSTAVQNTAQYKSDEMDALLTELAAADTPEATKEVIGRVQELINTDVPGIVWSHNPELLAWVDSVHNVHPTVNAMLLFNEAWVD, encoded by the coding sequence GTGATCACAGCGCTGGCGCTCATCGCCGGCGCCTGTGGGGACGACGACACCGATACCGGATCCGGCGGATCGGGCAACGGGGGGAGCGACACCTCCGGTGCCGAGCCGCTCAGCTCCGGCTTCGTCAACGGGGGCGACGACGCCGGCGGCGACCCCGTCGCGGGCGGGTCGCTCACGATGGGGGTGTTCTCCGAGGCGCTGAGCCTCGACCCCGTGTTGTCGGCGGGGACCGGCTACGCCGGCGGCACGGAGATGGCGGCCATCTTCGACGTGCTCATCCGCTACGACCCGGTGGCCGACGAGTACGTGCCGCAGATGGCGGAGTCGCTGACCGCGAACGACGACAACACCGTGTGGACGCTCGAGCTGCGACCCGACGTGACGTTCTCGGACGGGACTCCGCTCGACGCCGAGGTGGTGAAGACCAGCCTCGACCGGCAGGCCGCCGAGGGCCGCAGCGCCTTCCTCATCAACGACAACGTCGACTCGATCGAGGTCACGGGGCCGCTCACCGTCGAGTTCACGCTCAACAAGGAGTGGGCGGGCTTCCCGTACGTGCTGGCCTTCCACCCCGGGATGATCACCCACCCCGACTCGGCCGCGGCCGGCGAGGAGTACGGCAAGTCGCCCATCGGCGCCGGGCCCTACACCGTCGAGAAGTACGCACCGGGCGAGGAGATCGTCCTGCAGGCCCGCGACGACTACTGGGCCGGCAAGCCGAACATCGACACGCTCACCTTCAAGTACCTGGCCGGGGCCGAGGCCAACCTCGACGCCCTGAACTCGGGCACCTTCCAGGTGGCGCTGCTCGGCGAGCCGCAGGTGTCGACCAAGGCCATCGACGACGGCATGGCCGGCTGGCTGCGCGTCAACTACAGCGGCGGCGTGTCGATCCTGAACGTCGGCGACACGGCCCGGCCCACGTCGGAGCTGAAGGTGCGCCAGGCGATCGCCTCCGCCACCGACCCCGAGGTGCTCAACCAGCGCACGTGGGGCGGCAAGGGTGTCGCCAGCTCGTCGCTGTACGGCGAGGGCTCGCGGTGGTTCGCCGACGTGGAGGGCGTCCCGTACGACCCCGACAAGGCCCGCGAGCTGGTCGAGGAGGCCAAGAGCGAGGGCTGGGACGGCAAGGTGGAGATCGTGGCCAGCGCCACGCCTCCCTGGAACAACGCCGGCCTGGCGTTGCAGGCGCTGCTCGAGGACGTCGGCTTCGAGGTGGAGCTCACCCAGCCGGCCACCGTCGGCGACCAGCTCCGGACGGTGAACGTCGACCGGAACTACGACATGTCGCCCACGGGCTACGCCCTCGACGAGTCGGAGCCCTACGTCGAGCTCAGCAAGAAGTTCGGCAGCACCGCGGTGCAGAACACCGCCCAGTACAAGAGCGACGAGATGGACGCCCTGCTCACCGAGCTGGCCGCCGCCGACACCCCGGAGGCGACCAAGGAGGTCATCGGCAGGGTGCAGGAGCTCATCAACACGGACGTGCCCGGCATCGTCTGGTCGCACAACCCCGAGCTGCTGGCGTGGGTGGACAGCGTGCACAACGTGCACCCCACCGTGAACGCCATGCTGCTGTTCAACGAGGCCTGGGTGGACTGA
- a CDS encoding cyclase family protein: HQILYVGHEKHDFQPGLGDDLSTGSVGRDDYLETLWLQGSTQWDGLAHFRHPEHGNYNGVADADIHGEEGARLGVDRWAERGVVGRAVLADVARWRAAKGRPLDPTGHDVITVADLASTLEAQGTVVEPGDVLLLRTGWVGHLMAQDDAERERLIEPRNQANPGLDNREEMAAYLWDLHLAALAADNLTVEAFPTDDPTLAFQLHARLLPLLGLPLGELWVLDPLADACAERGDHAFLLVSVPLHVRGGLGSPAQAVAIT, from the coding sequence CACCAGATCCTCTACGTGGGCCACGAGAAGCACGACTTCCAGCCGGGCCTGGGCGACGACCTGTCGACCGGGTCAGTGGGCCGGGACGACTACCTCGAGACGCTGTGGCTCCAGGGCAGCACCCAGTGGGACGGGCTGGCCCACTTCCGGCACCCCGAGCACGGCAACTACAACGGCGTCGCCGACGCCGACATCCACGGCGAGGAGGGCGCCCGGCTGGGCGTCGACCGCTGGGCCGAGCGGGGCGTCGTGGGGCGCGCCGTGCTGGCCGACGTGGCCCGCTGGCGCGCCGCGAAGGGCCGACCGCTCGACCCGACCGGCCACGACGTGATCACCGTCGCCGACCTGGCGTCGACGCTGGAGGCTCAGGGCACCGTGGTCGAGCCGGGCGACGTGCTGCTGCTGCGCACCGGCTGGGTCGGCCACCTGATGGCCCAGGACGACGCCGAGCGCGAGCGCCTCATCGAGCCCCGCAACCAGGCCAACCCCGGGCTCGACAACCGCGAGGAGATGGCCGCCTACCTCTGGGACCTCCACCTCGCCGCGCTGGCCGCCGACAACCTGACCGTCGAGGCCTTCCCGACCGACGACCCGACCCTCGCGTTCCAGCTCCACGCCCGGTTGCTGCCGCTGCTGGGCCTGCCGCTGGGCGAGCTGTGGGTGCTCGACCCGCTGGCCGACGCGTGCGCCGAGCGCGGCGACCACGCCTTCCTGCTGGTGTCAGTGCCGCTGCACGTGCGCGGTGGCCTCGGCTCGCCCGCCCAGGCGGTGGCGATCACGTGA
- a CDS encoding MFS transporter has translation MTAGVDESEDERADEVHRRRWATLVVLCLAMLLIIVNSSSLNVALPTLARELDASSAQLQWIVAAYSLVFAGLLFSCGTLGDRYGRKGTFQLGLVLFALAAGVASLSSEAWHVIACRGAMGLAAALIMPSTLSILVGVFPTHERPKAIAAWAGVTGVAGTIGPLGSGFLLEDHSFPAVFLMNLPIGALALLGSVWLVPRSRDPHGTALDPVGAGLSIVALTGFVYGLVIGPDAGWTAPTTLAIFAAALTAGVLFVRWELRHPAPMLDVRLFRNPAFSTGTAGMTTAFLALFGSTFLLAQHFQLVAGYSPLSTALRFLPSGATLVVVSAFTPRLVRRWGAHRTAGAGMGLVALAMALLLPLRSDSPFALLLASMVVLLTGLALVISPLTAAVMSTVPADRPGAASATNNSTRELGGAVGVALLGSWSSAYYGHAIQGAIAGLPPDQQATAASSLGNALDVAARLPAGAAHTLTLDAQQAFVESLRLAAALPLVLAVVVGVLVWRHLPR, from the coding sequence GTGACGGCGGGGGTCGACGAGTCGGAGGACGAGAGGGCCGACGAGGTCCACCGGCGGCGGTGGGCGACGCTGGTGGTGCTGTGCCTGGCGATGCTGCTGATCATCGTCAACAGCTCCAGCCTCAACGTCGCCCTGCCCACGCTGGCGCGGGAGCTGGACGCCAGCAGCGCCCAGCTGCAGTGGATCGTGGCCGCCTACTCGCTGGTGTTCGCCGGGCTGCTGTTCTCCTGCGGCACCCTCGGCGACCGCTACGGCCGCAAGGGCACCTTCCAGCTGGGCCTCGTCCTGTTCGCGCTGGCCGCCGGCGTGGCGAGCCTGTCGTCCGAGGCCTGGCACGTCATCGCCTGCCGGGGCGCGATGGGCCTGGCCGCGGCGCTGATCATGCCCTCGACGCTGTCGATCCTCGTGGGCGTGTTCCCGACCCACGAGCGCCCGAAGGCCATCGCCGCCTGGGCCGGCGTCACCGGGGTGGCCGGCACGATCGGCCCGCTGGGCTCCGGCTTCCTGCTGGAGGACCACTCGTTCCCGGCGGTGTTCCTGATGAACCTGCCGATCGGCGCGCTGGCGCTCCTGGGGTCGGTGTGGCTGGTCCCCCGCTCGCGCGACCCGCACGGCACCGCGCTCGACCCGGTCGGGGCGGGCCTGTCGATCGTCGCCCTCACCGGCTTCGTCTACGGGCTGGTGATCGGCCCCGACGCCGGGTGGACCGCGCCGACCACGCTCGCGATCTTCGCCGCGGCGCTGACCGCGGGCGTCCTGTTCGTGCGGTGGGAGCTGCGCCACCCGGCGCCCATGCTCGACGTGCGCCTGTTCCGGAACCCGGCGTTCAGCACCGGCACCGCCGGGATGACCACGGCGTTCCTGGCGCTGTTCGGGTCGACGTTCCTGCTCGCCCAGCACTTCCAGCTGGTGGCCGGGTACAGCCCGCTGTCGACGGCGCTGCGGTTCCTGCCCTCGGGAGCGACGCTGGTCGTCGTCTCCGCGTTCACCCCCCGCCTGGTGCGGCGCTGGGGCGCCCACCGCACGGCCGGCGCGGGGATGGGCCTGGTGGCGCTGGCGATGGCGCTGCTCCTGCCGCTGCGCTCCGACTCGCCGTTCGCCCTGCTGCTGGCGAGCATGGTGGTGTTGCTGACCGGCCTGGCGCTGGTGATCTCACCGCTGACCGCCGCGGTGATGTCGACGGTGCCCGCCGACCGGCCGGGCGCGGCGTCGGCCACCAACAACAGCACCCGCGAGCTGGGCGGCGCCGTGGGCGTGGCGCTGCTGGGCAGCTGGTCGAGCGCCTACTACGGCCACGCGATCCAGGGCGCGATCGCGGGCCTGCCGCCCGACCAGCAGGCGACCGCGGCCAGCTCGCTGGGCAACGCCCTCGACGTCGCCGCCCGGCTGCCGGCGGGCGCGGCCCACACCCTGACCCTCGACGCCCAGCAGGCGTTCGTCGAGAGCCTGCGGCTGGCCGCGGCGCTGCCGCTGGTGCTCGCGGTCGTGGTGGGCGTGCTGGTGTGGAGGCACCTCCCCCGATGA
- a CDS encoding SDR family oxidoreductase, with translation MSTPTAGGAVAGRAAIVTGAARGIGLATARRLGREGASVLMVDIDGDALAEVEAALAGEGHRVVAVAADVADPDATAGFVTAAVDAFGRLDILVNNAAALDPATLGRDSDVVDVPFEVWHRTFDVNLFGPMVACRHALPHLIASKGAIVNISTIGALRGRWNQVAYGVSKAGLNALTEYVATTYGRSDVRCNAVAPGLVLTENAERDLSPQYLADSAADRLVARPGRPDDIADAVLFLASDQSSYITGQVLVVDGGTINHVPGYATHAPGARLDG, from the coding sequence GTGAGCACTCCCACGGCGGGGGGCGCGGTGGCCGGCAGAGCGGCCATCGTCACGGGCGCGGCCCGGGGCATCGGGCTGGCGACCGCACGCCGGCTGGGCCGGGAGGGCGCGTCGGTCCTGATGGTCGACATCGACGGCGACGCGCTGGCCGAGGTCGAGGCCGCTCTGGCGGGCGAGGGGCACCGGGTGGTGGCGGTGGCGGCCGACGTCGCCGACCCCGATGCCACAGCCGGGTTCGTCACCGCCGCCGTCGACGCGTTCGGGCGGCTCGACATCCTGGTGAACAACGCCGCCGCGCTCGACCCGGCGACGCTGGGCCGCGACAGCGACGTGGTCGACGTGCCGTTCGAGGTGTGGCACCGCACGTTCGACGTGAACCTCTTCGGGCCGATGGTGGCCTGCCGCCACGCCCTGCCGCACCTGATCGCGTCGAAGGGCGCGATCGTCAACATCTCCACGATCGGCGCCCTGCGGGGTCGCTGGAACCAGGTGGCCTACGGCGTCTCGAAGGCGGGGCTCAACGCCCTCACCGAGTACGTGGCCACCACCTACGGCCGCAGCGACGTGCGCTGCAACGCCGTGGCGCCCGGCCTGGTGCTCACCGAGAACGCCGAGCGCGACCTGTCGCCGCAGTACCTGGCCGACTCGGCCGCCGACCGGCTCGTCGCCCGGCCCGGCCGCCCCGACGACATCGCCGACGCGGTGCTGTTCCTGGCCTCCGACCAGTCGTCGTACATCACCGGCCAGGTGCTGGTGGTCGACGGCGGCACCATCAACCACGTCCCCGGCTACGCGACCCACGCGCCGGGCGCCCGGCTCGACGGCTGA